In one window of Haloimpatiens sp. FM7315 DNA:
- a CDS encoding flagellar assembly protein FliH, producing the protein MLSSSNVIKNGNVKASGEKKITVNYDIDYKCDKNSNSGAYERLADNIIQNARNKSEKLIASAYEEAIVVQKNAEENGYSIGYKSGSELGYKEGYDKGLEEGRQKAELIIQKAEDIFKNAKSEYENYLEDKANEIKDLIINTISEILKKAVEDPKNVIDVIYEGLKQSKNTKVFIIKCNDSYKEELERKVISWKQSLGFKGDIFILPDNTMEKGKIEINKDNGKIEIDINSSLEKVKEIIKNS; encoded by the coding sequence ATGCTATCATCGTCTAATGTTATAAAAAATGGCAATGTAAAAGCTTCCGGAGAGAAAAAGATTACTGTGAATTATGACATTGATTATAAATGCGATAAAAATAGTAATTCCGGTGCTTATGAGAGGCTAGCTGATAATATAATTCAAAACGCAAGAAATAAAAGTGAGAAACTTATAGCTTCGGCCTATGAAGAGGCAATTGTGGTTCAAAAAAATGCTGAAGAAAATGGGTATTCAATTGGATATAAAAGTGGTAGCGAATTAGGATATAAAGAAGGTTATGATAAAGGACTTGAAGAAGGAAGACAAAAAGCAGAGCTTATTATTCAAAAAGCTGAGGATATATTTAAAAATGCCAAGAGTGAATATGAGAACTATTTAGAGGATAAGGCAAATGAAATAAAGGATTTAATAATAAATACAATTTCTGAGATCCTAAAAAAAGCAGTTGAGGATCCGAAGAATGTAATAGATGTTATATATGAAGGACTTAAACAATCTAAAAATACTAAAGTATTTATTATAAAATGCAATGATTCCTATAAAGAAGAGTTAGAAAGAAAGGTTATTTCTTGGAAACAATCTCTTGGCTTTAAAGGAGATATATTTATACTACCGGATAACACTATGGAAAAAGGAAAAATTGAAATAAATAAAGATAATGGAAAAATAGAAATTGATATAAACTCATCTTTAGAAAAAGTTAAGGAGATAATAAAAAATTCTTAA
- a CDS encoding flagellar hook-length control protein FliK yields MINLNSIKVNEPNISKNLSKDTKSKDLFAFKQKLEDKINAKTCDKEKVSTEDGNCNDINKSLKNDSNATDTKNEDKLSKVDSEENQIDDKKDSKDVEDTNDSLKELLLSLLNALKSKEELMEDKNSDLNKNGALNSFEGLIKELILRLSMDGTSKTEKENFSSSKIGNTKVELLQNLIESKDINLDKFIKVFNNEFGQLLKNNGTGLNQNSILNSEVLGEKLIKVLEETRIGTQRKTFANELTNLLKSVAEEGATKETLKVAESPIKSTSINETADKSSIYKEDSFLKNLISKDSDKGEVNSKILRTSNVFMGLKDLSQIKDGVVSETNSQLVVNKENLVADTIKAVKYMEINNLKNLTVKVMPKELGEIVIKLSMESGKMKLAFNSFNKETCNLLNNNVSDLVEKLNSQNLKIEPANINIYNGDTTFFSNEFGGQTSQNSRDNSLKYTKVKEDDSSDDNSKEVEEIIESNVNTVV; encoded by the coding sequence TTGATTAACTTAAATTCTATAAAGGTAAATGAACCAAATATCAGTAAAAATTTATCCAAGGATACGAAAAGTAAAGATTTATTTGCATTTAAACAGAAATTAGAGGATAAGATTAATGCGAAAACTTGTGATAAGGAGAAAGTTTCTACTGAAGATGGTAATTGCAATGATATTAATAAGAGTTTAAAAAATGATAGTAATGCTACTGATACAAAGAATGAAGACAAGCTATCAAAAGTGGATAGTGAAGAAAATCAAATTGATGACAAAAAAGATTCAAAAGATGTAGAAGATACAAATGATTCATTAAAAGAGCTTTTACTTTCTCTTTTAAATGCACTAAAATCAAAAGAAGAACTTATGGAAGATAAGAATTCTGATTTAAATAAAAATGGAGCATTAAACTCTTTTGAAGGATTAATTAAAGAACTGATTTTAAGATTATCAATGGATGGAACAAGCAAAACTGAAAAAGAAAACTTCAGCAGTTCAAAAATAGGTAACACTAAAGTGGAGTTATTGCAAAATTTAATTGAAAGTAAAGATATTAATTTAGATAAGTTTATAAAGGTATTTAATAATGAATTTGGTCAATTGCTTAAAAATAACGGCACTGGTTTAAATCAAAACAGTATTTTAAATAGTGAAGTTTTAGGTGAAAAACTCATAAAAGTACTAGAAGAAACTAGAATTGGTACACAAAGAAAAACTTTTGCGAATGAATTAACAAATCTTCTAAAATCAGTAGCTGAAGAAGGTGCAACTAAAGAGACTTTAAAAGTAGCTGAAAGTCCAATAAAAAGTACAAGTATAAATGAAACTGCAGATAAAAGCAGTATTTATAAAGAAGATAGTTTTTTAAAGAACTTAATTTCAAAGGACAGTGATAAAGGAGAGGTTAATTCTAAGATTTTAAGGACTAGTAACGTTTTTATGGGCCTTAAGGATTTATCTCAAATTAAAGATGGTGTAGTTTCAGAAACTAATAGTCAACTTGTAGTTAATAAAGAAAACTTGGTTGCAGATACAATAAAGGCTGTTAAGTATATGGAGATTAATAATTTAAAAAATCTAACAGTTAAAGTAATGCCAAAGGAACTAGGGGAAATAGTTATTAAATTATCTATGGAATCAGGAAAAATGAAACTTGCTTTTAATTCTTTTAATAAGGAAACTTGCAATTTATTAAACAATAATGTAAGTGACCTAGTTGAAAAATTAAATTCACAAAACTTAAAGATAGAGCCTGCAAATATAAACATATACAATGGTGATACTACATTTTTTAGTAATGAATTTGGTGGACAAACTTCACAAAATAGTAGAGATAATTCTTTGAAGTATACAAAGGTTAAAGAGGATGATAGTTCTGATGATAATTCAAAGGAAGTGGAAGAAATAATTGAGAGCAATGTAAATACTGTAGTATAA
- a CDS encoding flagellar hook assembly protein FlgD: protein MSNTVSQTERGTEIYNGISGAYETSRATDRGTRIVKKGSDLDKNAFLKILTAELSNQDPTNAKDSTQFVSQLAQFSSLEQMTNLNTNMSFSSSQSLVGKLVALNSYDDRGVQYGGIVQSVEKNGDDIKVNVQVSDKGKSVIKEFKLSDVKDVINVQDNRLDYINGNMGFILASNMMNKKIEAILYSKDDSGKSIENKYSGIVKGITREQDGIKLRVPVEVNGKIEDKFIPYDAVVKVELPEDTKVNSNEIKEDSALTGNSII, encoded by the coding sequence ATGTCAAATACAGTAAGCCAAACAGAAAGAGGAACTGAGATTTACAATGGAATTTCAGGTGCTTATGAAACTTCAAGAGCTACAGATAGAGGTACTAGGATAGTAAAAAAAGGCAGTGATCTTGATAAAAATGCATTTTTAAAAATATTAACAGCAGAACTATCTAATCAAGACCCAACAAATGCAAAGGACTCTACGCAATTTGTATCACAATTAGCTCAGTTTTCATCTTTGGAGCAAATGACTAATTTAAATACTAATATGTCTTTTTCAAGCTCTCAATCACTAGTTGGAAAATTAGTGGCTCTAAACTCTTATGATGATAGAGGAGTGCAATATGGTGGTATTGTACAGAGTGTTGAAAAAAATGGTGATGATATTAAGGTTAATGTTCAGGTATCAGATAAAGGCAAGAGTGTTATAAAAGAGTTTAAACTATCAGATGTGAAAGATGTAATAAATGTTCAAGATAATAGACTTGATTATATTAATGGCAATATGGGATTTATATTAGCTTCGAATATGATGAATAAAAAAATTGAGGCAATATTGTACTCTAAAGATGATAGTGGAAAGTCTATAGAGAATAAATACTCCGGTATTGTTAAGGGGATAACTAGGGAACAAGATGGAATAAAATTAAGAGTTCCTGTAGAAGTAAATGGCAAAATTGAAGATAAATTTATTCCTTATGATGCTGTTGTAAAAGTAGAATTGCCAGAGGACACAAAAGTAAATAGCAATGAAATCAAAGAAGATTCAGCTCTAACAGGAAATAGTATAATATAG
- a CDS encoding TIGR02530 family flagellar biosynthesis protein yields the protein MGYRVVNGKLYPVGNLPEINKISKSEKSEKDLNFKEIYEKAIRRDSFLVSKHAAERLRDRDIVFSKEDMETINKAINKAEEKGARECLILYKDTALITNIKNRTIITAVSKGEDMKVFTNVDTVVLV from the coding sequence ATGGGCTATAGAGTAGTTAATGGAAAATTGTATCCTGTAGGCAATTTACCTGAAATAAATAAAATAAGTAAATCTGAGAAGTCTGAGAAAGACCTGAACTTTAAAGAAATATATGAAAAAGCCATAAGAAGAGATAGCTTTCTTGTATCAAAGCATGCAGCTGAAAGGCTAAGAGATAGAGATATAGTTTTTTCAAAAGAAGATATGGAAACTATAAACAAAGCTATAAATAAGGCAGAGGAAAAGGGAGCGCGGGAATGTTTAATATTATATAAAGACACTGCGCTTATAACAAATATTAAAAATAGAACTATAATAACTGCAGTTTCAAAAGGTGAAGATATGAAGGTTTTTACAAATGTAGATACAGTAGTTTTGGTTTAA
- a CDS encoding flagellar hook protein FlgE — MLRSMYSGISGMRANQTKLDVSGNNIANVGTTAFKGSRVRFQDMLSQNMSEAIGPGRNQGGVNPKQVGLGVQVAGIDTLMTQGMMQPTGRNLDVGIDGEGYFIVSRGPVPQNNASGVNVDAASHTMSGGDGIQKSFTRDGSFTLDHAGNLLTSDGYRIMGYPINYTDGSGEDSIDYGANGVCNFVDVDSEKGIKAQDSLVPLRVPGSVYVKASNIKDTDHVSMGYTGTGKIDGLATPITQPEISTNGEFKGGQDLRIDVKWVEDATTPTNSKFHVFVNGKDTKKEPGAITVKVKDIADALNLKDPTDPTKTKLDIDKCNSMLGTSNEGDTIVTLTGVGNPPQGDEEKYSWSYTLSASGMKKVTSFSIEKDGILKATLEDGKVSALGQIATASFNNTSGLKKIGKNMYLNTANSGAPNVRSGIGADPATDNSDGFGDLAQGMLEMSNVDLAEQFTDMIVASRAFQASGKMISTGDEILQDIINLKR; from the coding sequence ATGTTAAGGTCAATGTATTCAGGAATAAGTGGAATGAGAGCTAATCAAACCAAATTAGATGTAAGTGGAAATAACATTGCTAACGTTGGAACTACGGCATTTAAAGGTTCTAGAGTTAGATTTCAAGATATGCTAAGTCAAAATATGTCAGAAGCTATAGGACCTGGTAGAAACCAAGGTGGTGTAAACCCTAAGCAAGTTGGATTAGGAGTGCAGGTAGCAGGTATTGATACTTTAATGACACAAGGTATGATGCAGCCAACAGGAAGAAATCTTGATGTTGGAATAGATGGTGAGGGTTACTTTATAGTATCAAGAGGACCTGTTCCACAAAACAATGCTTCAGGAGTTAATGTAGATGCAGCTTCTCATACTATGAGCGGTGGAGATGGAATTCAAAAAAGTTTTACAAGAGATGGTTCTTTTACTTTAGATCATGCAGGAAATTTATTAACTTCCGATGGATATAGAATTATGGGATATCCTATAAATTACACTGATGGAAGTGGTGAGGATAGCATAGATTATGGTGCAAATGGTGTATGTAATTTTGTAGATGTTGATTCAGAAAAAGGAATTAAAGCTCAAGATTCACTAGTACCTCTTAGAGTTCCAGGATCTGTATATGTAAAAGCGTCAAATATAAAAGATACAGACCATGTTTCTATGGGGTATACAGGCACTGGTAAAATTGATGGACTTGCAACTCCAATAACTCAACCTGAAATATCAACTAATGGCGAATTTAAAGGTGGTCAAGATTTAAGAATAGACGTTAAATGGGTAGAAGATGCAACAACACCTACTAATAGCAAATTTCATGTGTTTGTAAATGGTAAAGATACAAAAAAAGAACCAGGTGCAATAACAGTAAAAGTAAAAGATATAGCTGATGCACTTAATCTTAAAGATCCAACGGATCCTACTAAAACAAAATTAGACATAGATAAATGTAATTCTATGCTAGGAACTTCTAATGAAGGAGATACTATAGTTACTCTTACAGGAGTGGGTAATCCTCCACAGGGTGATGAAGAAAAGTATTCTTGGTCATATACACTTTCAGCAAGTGGTATGAAAAAAGTTACAAGTTTTTCTATTGAAAAAGATGGTATATTAAAGGCTACTTTAGAGGATGGTAAGGTTTCAGCTCTTGGACAAATTGCTACAGCAAGCTTTAATAATACTTCTGGTTTAAAAAAGATAGGGAAAAACATGTATTTAAATACAGCAAATTCTGGTGCACCTAATGTTAGAAGCGGAATTGGTGCAGATCCAGCAACAGATAATAGTGATGGATTTGGCGATTTAGCCCAGGGAATGCTTGAAATGTCAAATGTAGATTTAGCAGAACAGTTCACAGATATGATTGTTGCAAGTAGGGCCTTTCAGGCTAGTGGAAAAATGATATCTACTGGAGATGAAATACTTCAAGATATAATTAATTTAAAAAGATAA
- a CDS encoding flagellar FlbD family protein, whose product MIELTKMTHKKFILNAEIIESIEEVPETLITLTNGKKYIVLESVNNVINEVMQYKKKIFSGNL is encoded by the coding sequence ATGATTGAACTTACAAAAATGACTCATAAAAAATTTATATTAAATGCAGAGATTATAGAGTCCATAGAGGAAGTCCCTGAGACGTTGATTACACTTACTAATGGTAAAAAATATATTGTTTTAGAAAGTGTAAATAATGTTATTAATGAAGTAATGCAATATAAGAAAAAGATATTTTCAGGTAATTTATAG
- a CDS encoding motility protein A — MKKHDIMTTVGLSVGVICVIYGIMVGGQGDIAQKLKIFFDLSSIFITVGGSICALLINYPLSELKKIFKVSMAAFKEDSMNSADIISKFINLSRKARREGLLSLEDSIAELQDDFLKKGLQMVVDGIEPETIKEVMELEMDEMERRHRKAADVFKAWAAYAPAFGMIGTLIGLVQMLANLSDSANLASGMAKALITTFYGSLIANLYCNPMAANLNYKTDIEVSNKEMMLEGILAIQSGVNPRIVQEKLISYLSPEDRKHLNELQAEGEEVVENV, encoded by the coding sequence ATGAAAAAGCATGACATAATGACAACTGTGGGACTTTCAGTAGGTGTAATATGTGTTATTTACGGTATCATGGTTGGTGGACAAGGAGATATAGCACAGAAACTTAAAATATTTTTCGATTTAAGTTCCATTTTTATAACTGTAGGTGGCTCGATTTGTGCTCTTTTAATAAATTATCCGTTATCAGAATTGAAGAAAATATTCAAAGTTAGTATGGCAGCATTTAAAGAAGACAGCATGAATAGTGCTGATATAATTAGTAAGTTTATAAATTTGTCAAGAAAAGCTAGACGAGAGGGACTTTTATCATTAGAAGATAGCATTGCTGAATTACAAGATGATTTTCTAAAAAAAGGTCTTCAAATGGTTGTTGACGGAATAGAACCAGAAACTATAAAAGAAGTTATGGAACTTGAAATGGACGAAATGGAAAGAAGACATAGAAAGGCAGCAGATGTTTTTAAAGCTTGGGCTGCTTATGCACCAGCTTTTGGTATGATAGGTACACTTATTGGTCTTGTTCAGATGCTTGCTAATCTATCAGATTCAGCTAACTTAGCCTCTGGTATGGCAAAGGCACTTATTACAACTTTTTATGGTTCTTTAATTGCGAATTTGTATTGTAATCCAATGGCTGCAAATTTGAATTATAAAACTGATATTGAAGTTTCAAATAAAGAAATGATGTTAGAGGGAATTTTAGCTATACAATCTGGAGTTAACCCAAGAATAGTACAAGAAAAATTAATTTCATATTTGTCACCTGAAGATAGAAAGCATTTAAATGAACTACAAGCAGAGGGAGAAGAGGTAGTTGAAAATGTCTAG
- a CDS encoding flagellar basal body-associated FliL family protein — MKEKQTEKKGKSKKIIIILLVIVLAGGCGFGGYYFATRKASDSGVKSAVNMQGNVEKTTYELGEFLINLADQDEKRYFKANIYLGFPKKDKKLAKELEENKSIIRDTINLSLISKKAAELENIKGLDAFKKDILTKINSKLTEGQVMDIYFDSIIVQ, encoded by the coding sequence ATGAAAGAAAAACAGACAGAAAAAAAGGGTAAAAGTAAAAAAATAATAATTATTCTACTTGTTATAGTTTTAGCAGGAGGATGTGGCTTTGGAGGATATTATTTTGCAACAAGGAAGGCATCAGATAGTGGAGTTAAATCAGCTGTAAATATGCAAGGAAATGTAGAAAAAACCACTTATGAATTAGGAGAGTTTTTAATTAACCTTGCAGATCAAGATGAAAAGAGATATTTTAAGGCAAACATTTATTTAGGCTTTCCTAAGAAAGATAAAAAACTTGCAAAGGAATTGGAAGAAAATAAATCTATAATAAGAGATACCATTAATTTATCCTTAATATCAAAAAAGGCAGCGGAATTGGAGAATATTAAAGGGTTGGATGCATTTAAGAAAGACATATTAACTAAAATCAACAGCAAATTAACTGAGGGACAAGTAATGGATATTTATTTTGATTCAATTATAGTTCAGTAG
- a CDS encoding flagellar biosynthetic protein FliO, whose product MDREFFYTLLKLLIFLPFILICIYMVLKYGGNKIQDLQNSKYIKVFERVQLSKDNSILVVKIGEKGYVITNSNKGIEILMSVSNEELTEIEKSKKYLNMIV is encoded by the coding sequence ATGGATAGAGAATTTTTTTATACGCTTTTGAAATTATTAATATTTTTACCCTTTATTTTGATTTGTATTTACATGGTTTTGAAATATGGAGGTAACAAAATTCAAGATCTTCAAAATAGCAAGTATATTAAGGTGTTTGAAAGAGTACAGTTATCTAAAGATAATAGCATTTTAGTTGTTAAAATAGGTGAAAAAGGATATGTTATTACAAATAGCAATAAGGGAATTGAGATTCTTATGTCTGTTAGTAATGAGGAACTTACAGAAATAGAAAAATCAAAAAAATACCTCAATATGATAGTCTAA
- the fliQ gene encoding flagellar biosynthesis protein FliQ gives MTETMVIAVLKDAIQTALLLSGPILLIGILVGLFISILQATTQIQEQTLTFVPKLIAVALVGLITAPWMIHVMNNFTNRIFELIANLVQ, from the coding sequence TTGACGGAAACTATGGTTATTGCAGTACTTAAAGATGCAATTCAAACGGCTCTTTTGCTATCGGGACCTATTTTATTAATTGGTATATTAGTAGGCTTATTTATAAGTATTTTACAGGCAACAACACAAATTCAAGAGCAAACTTTGACTTTTGTTCCAAAACTTATAGCTGTAGCTCTGGTAGGATTAATTACGGCACCTTGGATGATTCATGTTATGAATAATTTTACTAATAGAATTTTTGAGCTTATAGCAAATTTAGTTCAGTAG
- a CDS encoding fused FliR family export protein/FlhB family type III secretion system protein has translation MINTVYYIGFLLVFLRIISIFIVSPVFFPKSTPKMVIIAFCGILSFIILPSIDYSNISKLDNGFRLIIYCFNEIATGIIIGYIIRFCFFMVSFAGQLVDIQIGFAMINMFDPQTGTNVTILSNLMYWISVVILLIVDGHHVLIKSFIESFSTAHLGQLVLTKGTSMLVIKAFIDFFAIGFKIAVPLILVIIITDLVLALVGRTVPQLNVMILGLPIKIIVGLLTISLALPIIIKLIVLNFSELPNIIRGILCIFPVFIVFNSEDKTEEATPKKKSDARKKGQIARSKEVGLAATLLASTIVLVALGEYIVESLRKILVAFLNNYINMPLDSNTLRYVMVTIILKIAIIILPVAIPIMLFGVAANLAQVGFLHTNEPLKPDLKKLNPISGFKKIFSIRSLIELVKDLSIVSVVSFVGYKYLKSNYIKILGFSSLKINFIPSAIKELVVGAFFKVTLIMIVISIFDYVFQRKQHNKELRMSKQEIKEEFKQDEGDPQIKGKIKQMQRQMASKRMMQSIPDATVVITNPTHISIAIKYSEGENAPIVVAKGQGEIALKIKEIAKEHDVPIIENKPLARLIYKEVDIDSEIPAEMYEAVAEILAVVFKLKGKKRL, from the coding sequence TTGATAAATACAGTGTATTATATAGGATTTTTATTAGTTTTTTTAAGAATTATATCTATATTTATAGTATCACCAGTTTTTTTCCCAAAGTCTACACCTAAAATGGTTATAATAGCTTTTTGCGGTATCTTATCTTTTATTATTTTACCTTCAATAGATTATTCTAACATTAGTAAGCTAGATAATGGATTTAGGCTTATTATTTACTGCTTTAATGAAATAGCAACAGGAATAATTATTGGCTACATAATAAGATTTTGCTTTTTTATGGTGAGCTTTGCAGGTCAACTTGTTGATATTCAAATTGGATTTGCTATGATAAATATGTTTGACCCTCAGACAGGTACTAATGTGACGATTTTAAGTAATTTAATGTACTGGATATCTGTTGTAATACTGTTAATCGTAGATGGACATCACGTGCTCATAAAGTCGTTTATTGAGAGCTTTTCAACAGCTCATTTGGGACAATTAGTGCTTACAAAAGGTACATCTATGCTTGTTATAAAAGCATTTATAGATTTTTTTGCTATAGGTTTTAAAATAGCTGTTCCTTTAATACTTGTAATAATTATAACGGATTTAGTTTTAGCATTAGTAGGAAGAACAGTGCCACAACTAAATGTAATGATACTGGGTCTACCTATAAAAATAATAGTTGGGCTTTTAACAATTAGTTTAGCGCTACCTATAATTATTAAATTAATTGTTTTGAATTTTTCCGAACTACCAAATATAATAAGAGGAATTTTATGTATATTTCCAGTGTTTATTGTGTTTAATTCTGAAGATAAAACTGAGGAGGCAACTCCAAAGAAGAAAAGTGATGCTAGAAAAAAAGGGCAAATAGCTAGAAGTAAAGAAGTGGGCCTTGCAGCGACTTTATTGGCCTCTACTATTGTATTAGTAGCTTTAGGAGAATACATAGTAGAGAGCTTACGAAAAATATTAGTGGCTTTTCTAAATAACTATATTAACATGCCGCTAGATAGTAATACTTTAAGATACGTTATGGTAACAATTATTTTAAAGATTGCAATTATTATTTTACCAGTTGCAATACCTATAATGTTATTTGGCGTTGCTGCGAATTTAGCTCAGGTAGGATTTTTACATACAAATGAACCCTTAAAACCAGATTTGAAAAAATTAAATCCAATAAGTGGTTTTAAGAAAATATTTTCAATAAGATCTTTAATTGAGCTTGTTAAAGATTTAAGTATAGTTTCTGTAGTTTCTTTCGTTGGGTATAAGTATTTAAAGTCAAATTACATAAAAATATTAGGGTTTAGTAGTTTAAAGATTAATTTTATTCCAAGTGCTATAAAAGAGTTAGTGGTTGGAGCTTTCTTTAAAGTAACCTTAATAATGATAGTTATATCTATATTCGATTATGTTTTTCAAAGAAAACAACATAACAAAGAGCTTAGAATGTCAAAACAAGAAATCAAAGAAGAATTTAAACAGGATGAAGGTGATCCTCAGATAAAAGGAAAAATTAAGCAAATGCAAAGGCAAATGGCATCAAAAAGGATGATGCAAAGCATTCCTGATGCTACAGTGGTTATTACAAACCCTACACATATATCTATTGCAATAAAGTATAGTGAAGGGGAAAACGCACCTATTGTGGTAGCTAAAGGACAGGGAGAGATTGCTTTAAAGATCAAAGAAATAGCAAAAGAACATGATGTACCAATTATAGAAAATAAACCTCTTGCAAGGCTAATTTACAAAGAGGTTGATATAGATTCAGAAATTCCTGCTGAAATGTACGAAGCTGTAGCTGAAATTTTGGCAGTAGTTTTCAAATTAAAAGGAAAGAAAAGGCTTTGA